A segment of the Entomomonas moraniae genome:
AAAGTGCTTGATTTTTACCCCAGAAATCAATTTCATAACTAGCAGCACCTGTCCAATCCTTAACATTTTTTGTACTATCTTTATCCCTTATATAACTTCCGTTAATACCCAGTGTTGGGAAACGACTAGCTCCTGTCACTTGTGCATTACCTAATGCCTGACCAATACGATGTGCAGCCGCTTCTAGAGTAAAGTTATTGCTTAAACCTTCTGCTACAAGGGTATTTAGTTCATCTGACCCAAATGCTTGCCACCAAAGATCTGAAACCGTTGTACTGGTTTCAATAGCCGGTGTATTAGATAACCATGTGTCAGCTAGTAAAAGTTTTGGCGTCTGATACTTAGGCGTTAACGAACAACTGGCTAGTAGAATAAAAGAGAATAATAAACTGATATGTAAACATTTTTTATGATAAAACTGATTCATGATAAGCAGATAATATGAGTAAAGTAGTATTTATTATAAAAATAACTTTGTATACATCAGTTCATGTGTTTATAAATAAAAGTTTATATTTGTTTTATCATCATGTGATCTATTTAAACCAGTCCCTTTAAAACATAGTCAGCATATATCTCGGTTCTTTATGTTCTCTTTTCCAAAGTCTTTTGAATCGCAATTTTATTGCCAACATACCTTGGTTTGGCGGTCTAGTTGTAATCTCTTAGTAATCAGAGCAAATGATTATTCTACTAGCATTTGTATCCATAGGGCTTAAGTGAATAGCCTGTTATCTTTATACTTGTTGTTAAGAACCCATCTATTTTGACAAGGGTATATCCTTGGTATAGCAGCTCTTAGTTTCATAAAGAGAAACAAAATATTTATCTAAAAAACCACACCATAGGTTAAAGATAGAATTTCTCCTTGCTGCGTAGCTATATCGATAGCGATTTAAAATATATAAGCAAGCTCTTACTCTATTTGTAATCAAGGATAAATAAAATAGCTTCTAGCTCATCATTAAATATTAAGTGATTTCTATATTTTGTAATTTAAGTTTTTCAATATTTGCTATAGGACTAACAGAAAACTACCCCTCACTCTTTTATAACCTTGCTGTATACTAATGATGCAATTAGTTCTCATCTTACTATTGATAAAGTAACTAATTATAAGCACTCATCCCTAAAAAAAGAAAAGTGAGAAGCTTTAATACTGGCTATAGGTTCGCCAATAAAATCTATATCATTAATAAACTTTTTAATAAATACAGCCTAGCTCTTAGCACTTCTTTTAGTTGACATAACTTCTTTTAAATAATGGATTAAAGCTTCATACGGCGTGTGTTTATCAGCAACTATTAAGCCTTTCTGTGAGAATTTAATAATTCAGCTTTTCGCATAGCCACTCTTTTTGTCGCCACCAATTGGTAAAATATGGTTAAATTTAGTCAAAAACAGTAAAAATAGCAAGCAATAAAAAACCCTATAATCTTGATTGCTCTTGATTTACAGGGTTTAAAGCTAATTAAAGCTTTTTTTATATGGTGCTGAAGATGATCTGCAAACTAATTTCTATTAATATATACAGCCTAATATACACCTATTGCAGCTCAATGCTTTTAATTGGTTTTTCTTCTACCATCATACACTAAAACCCTTTACAAGCTCCGCTTTTTTGGGGCATATTATGGGGCATGATGCCCTAAAAAAGAGATTTCCTCTAAAATGCCAAAAAAAGTAGCCCCTCTAACAGATACTAAAATAAACAAATCAAAACCAAAAGACAAGCCTTATAAATTATCTGATGGCGAAGGTTTGTATATTGAAATATTCCCCAATGGGTCAAAGTTATGGCGAGTTAAATATATACTTAATAGTAAAGAAAAACGAATAGCACTAGGTGACTACCCTACTATATCACTTGCTTATGCTAGAGAGCTTAAACAACAGGTTAAGTTACAGGTAAAAAAAGGAATTGATCCCGTACTTAATAGAAAGATAGAAAAAGAAAGATCAGTCACTAATAGCTTTGAATCAATAGCAAATGAATGGTATGAAATTAATTCTGCTCGGTGGGCTGAATCAACAAAGGATAAAATACGGCTATATCTTGATAAGGATATATTACCTTTCTTTAAGAATAGAGAAATCGAAGGAATAAAACGAATTGAGTTAGTTTCTTTGGTTAGAAAGTTCGAAGAACGAAAAGCGTTCGAACCAGCAAAGAAAACGAGACTTTGGCTTAATCAAATATTTAGATTTGCTTTAGCTAAAGGTGTTGTTGATGTAAACCCCGCTACCGATCTTGATGTTGTGGCTATTCAAGCACCAAAAGTAAAGCACATGCCAAGCGTTAATTTTGATAACCTTAAAGAGCTACTAGAACATGTAAAACAAACACCATGCTCTGCTCTTTCTAAAGCTGCTATCTATCTTCTTACTTTAACAGGATTAAGACCAGGGGAGCTTCGCATGTGCAAATGGGGTTATATTGACACAGATAATAAAAGCATAACTATACCTGCCGATCTTACAAAAACTAGAAAACCTCATACAGTGCCATTGCCTAATCAGGCTTTAAAAATATTAGAAGAAATAAAGCCTGTATCATTTCATTATGAATATGTCTTTATTGGTAGGGACTTAAAAAAACCTTTTAGTGATATGACTATTAATAAATGTCTAAAAATGGCAGGTTACAAAGATAAGCAGACTGGTCACGGCTTCAGGCATTTACTATCAACTGAACTAAACAGTAGAGGTTATAATCACGACTGGATAGAAAAACAGTTGGCCCATGGAGATACTGACAAGATCAGAGGAACATATAACCATGCTTCTTATTTAGATCAGCGACGTGTAATGATGCAAGAATGGGCTGATAGTATCGACTTTGATTTTAAGGTGTTTTAATGGAAAAACTAATATTAATTACTGCCCTTCTCACCTGCAATCTATCTTTTGCTAATGACATTTATTGCAAAGTGGTAGGCATTACGGATGGCGATACAATCAAATGCTTAACTGACAATAAAAAGCAGATTAAGGTTAGGCTTTATCAGATTGACGCGCCTGAGAAAAAACAGGCTTTTGGTAATAAATCTAAACAGGCTTTGTCTGATCTAATATTCAATAAGCATGTAGAAATAAAAGCACGTGGGCAAGATAAATATAAAAGAACCTTAGGGACGGTTTTCGTAACTGAGCTCTCTATTTTTTATTGCAAAGCAAAACAAGAAAAACCGTGTGAATCTAAAATAGATGTAAACCTAAAAATGATCAATCAAGGAATGGCATGGTACTACCCTTTTGCCAAGAAGAATGAGCAGTACAAGCAAGCAGAAGAACAGGCCAAAAAGAATAAAGTAGGCTTATGGGCTGATAAAGCACCCGTAGCGCCTTGGGAGTTTAGGAAGAAGAAAACCGCCATCAAATACTGAAATATTGCTAATAAGCACAATATACTTTAGGCTTAAAAATACAAAGCTAGATCACATCATAGGAAATGGGAAAATAGAGCATGAAAAATATTACTTTCTTTATATTAGATAAATATAACAACACTGAAAAATATGAACATATAGAGGGCCCAATTTTCGAGAACAAAGATGTTGGATCCTGTCATCTTGCCATGAAATTTGAAAGAGAAGATAACGAAACTTTCAGAGCGCAATATCCTCTAGAAGATATATTAGATGAGTTCACTATCCAAGTAGAAGATACTTTAGATGAATTAAATGATGCATGTGATAATTCTAAAATAGAATACTTAGAATTAAGCGGTTCTTTGGATGAAATACGCAATGCCTATTTTCAACTCAACGGTAAAAGGGCATTTAACGAAAAATTTAGAGATGATGATGGAAAATATTATTTTCGATTAGTTATTGAGTAAAATATAATTAGAGTGATCTACTCTTATTCAATCAAGCCTTGCTCATGCAGGGCTTTTTATTTCGTTTTTTAAGCGAATGAACATTGTAAGCTACTACACCAAATATTTGCTCAAGCGGATCGGTTAATCTGACGGGCTTTACTGTTTCATTGGGCGCCACTAGATATAGTGCATTGTCTCTACTGTGCACTCGACGAATAACATGTTCACCCTGGTAAATAGCTACCACAATATGATTGTGTTCAGGCTCTATTGATCTATCTATGATAAGTATATCGTTTTCGCTAATACCTATACTCTTAACAGTTACCGAGCTTCGTGCATAAAAGGTTGCGGCTGGGTTGGTGGTTACATAGTCTGTTAATTTTATGCTTTGGACATATGCGTTGGTTTCGACTGGATAACCAGCTCTGACACTTTCTAAGGCTAACGGTATCGATATTTCACTGTCTGCAATACTGCCTAATATTTCTACTTCATTCATAACATAATTATATAACATTTATAATTATGTATCTCTACGACATTCTAAGAACTTGACACTCTTCTCTTAATAGGTAAATAAACGATCTTTTGAACTAGCCCTAACCTACAGGGCTAGTAACTCCCCCTACCAAACACCCTAACAGCCCAATACATGATTAGGCGCTTCCATTTCGGAACGCCCGGCACTTTCTATTCTACTCTCCCGCCTTAAACGAATAACTATGCTTTTGATAACTGACTAAGCCATCACGCTCTGCTTCAAGTTCAACCTTCACCCTTGTTTCACCACTATTGCTATAAGGCTCAGTCGGGGGTATAAAGTTCGTTGTATACAAGGCTTGCTTTGTAAATAAAAACTCATCGAGTTTGGCCTGTAAAAAGCAGCTTGGCTCTGGGTTGTTATAATCTCGCCCAATAGCTGTTTTGCCATACCTTGAAAAATCAAAAACAAGTTTATTACCTGTCCGCTCTGCATCTAAAACACCATTTAAAAACAAGCGTATCGTGCCTTTACTGCGCGTAATAGCCACATGGTAGCGTTTACCTGCCTCAATTATTGTATTGGATAATATCGAGGTGTAGCCGTACTCATAGGAGCTTTCACGGCTGCCTAGTCCTATTTTTGAGCTAAGCGTTGAATTAGGGCTGTTTTCACCCCACAAGTTAATAAAACATGCTCCCGCACTCCATGAGCTATAGCCATTAGCAATAATGGTTGCATAACTATTAGTCAGCGAGGTGGGTTCTATCCAAAAACTAAAAGTAAAATCATCTTCTGCACCAATGGATAAGTTTTTATTATCGGTGGTTTGGATAAACCGATTGTTGTCGAATATTGCTTGCTGATTAAATGGCTTATCAGGTGAGTTTTCAAAGGTTACGCCATTATTTGTCCATACAGTGCCCGCTTCATCGATAATGTTGTTATCAAAATGCAATAAGCTTTGATGTTCGCTGATAGTTGTTAGAGTAAACGAGTAGTCTTTGGCAGTTAAGCCTTGCTCTTTTTTATATAGTGTATCGTTTAGATAAACCGTTAAATTATAACGCGTATTGGCTTCTTCCCCAGTATCAGTAGCAGTTGTATCAATCAATTTATCCGCTTGTAATAAACGATGACGGCCTGACCATGTAATATTGAGAGCAGCTGCATTAACTTTTTCAGGATACGCTGCACCATTAATTTTAAGATTGCCCGGCGGATAAGGTCGTCCTTGTCTGGCTTGAACATTAATCGCCTTTGTTTCAGCTTGGCTTTGTTCTAGGCGTTCTCTAAAAGTATTGGGCAGTAGTTTTATTTCGACATTATTGTTGTAGCTATACTCTACGCCGTCGGTTGTTTCTGAGCTGTCAATAAACCAAATCATTACCCCTTTACTATGTTTAGTCGGTACAGTATCGACACAACCACGCCCAAGGGTGATTTGGTTATTAGCGAGATCAAGTCCATCAATACGAACGATCTCGTCATCAATCAGTGCCGCACTACCAATTTCAACATCCTCTAAGAGTTGCCCATCTTGAATATGGATAATCGTGTCAAAATAGCCAATATCACTGGCAATTAAGGCAGTTGCACACCATGTACCCGTATCATCCGCCTCACTAAAGCTAGCCGATCCTTTAACTCGGCTCACAATGTCGTAGCTATAACATTGGTTTGCAGGTGATTGTGCCACAGCATAAATAAAGCTTGAGCTGCTATCAATTTTTTCTAGGTTCGCAGGGTCTACGATAGACACGAGATCACGGTAAGTTGCTTCAAGTAATCGACTATAAATGATAGGTACAGGCGGTTGTGGTTCGGGTCTATTGGGTGCATCGGGTATCGGCATAAAGGCCACTTTCGGCGTTGAGAATACGTCTTGTACTACGTCCATTGTAATTGAGCCATCCGTTAAGAAGTTTTCTTTGCGTTTGGTGGCACGCACAACCAAATCAATGTTATTAGCACGGTATTTAGTTTTTATTCTAAAAGGTTGACCATTGACTATGTCGTAAGCTCTGCGATCTAGTTTGATAGAGGCACTTTTAATACCACTGGTTTTAGCTTTTAGATCGCGGTAGGCCACACGGGTCGCCAGTTCACCGATTGGAATACCTAAGTATTCGTTGGTTTCGGTGTTTCGCCCGATTTGCCCTTGAGCAACCGCCGGGTTGGTTGCATATGCTGTACGCTCTTGAAAAGTAATCGCATCATTAAATTTAACAATGATTTGCGAGGGAACTTCAGTATTATTAGAGGTTTGTAGCTTAATTTCAAGTAACCCGGTATCTTCATCAAACACAGGTAAATCTTCCACGGCGTAATCATCACGAATAAGGCGAATAGTATTTTTGCCTGTTTTGGGGTCAGTTCCGAGTACTGCATCAATATGACTGCAAACATATTCACGCAACTTTTTTAGATCGTCGGTGGCTTTCCATTCAAAGCATAGGCCAAAGCCTTCATTGTAGAGGGTGTCTGCCACTTGTTTATAAGCCTCATCATCCATCATGGCACGCGGTATGCCTGCGCCCCATGTATTGCTAATATAGCTTTCATAAAGGATGTGGGCAGGATTCATGGCTTTGATTTGCCCGTTAGCAAGGCTTATTTCGATGGTCTCAGGATAGAACGGCATATTATCAGGCCATCCTGATTTAATACGCCGATAGTAAAAATTCCAAGTTTTAGGATACCAGTTCATGGCAGCGAGCATGCCACTAAACACGGTGGTGACAGTGCCACGAAAGGCAGGGATTTTATTGCCTAAATAACGGGTTAAGTTGCCGTTTTGTCCTTGTTCCGCACCACCAAACATGACATCAAGTGTTCCACGCACCCCGCCTTCCCCTTTTTTACCGCCAAATAAATTATATTTATCAATAAAAATCGAGCCATTTTGTTTAATGGAGCCAGTCCATGCGGTTTTATCGCCAATATTAATTTGATAAAGCTCGTCCATAGCAAGGCCAATGCCTGAGTGAACCGTACCATTGTATTCATAACCGATCACGGTTTTCTTACTACCCATGCCCATGTTCGTTCTCCTGTACTTTTTTTACTAAAGCAATCGCCATCTCATTATGAGTGGCTAATAAGGTGTTTGCTTCGATGCCTTGAGCAAGGAAGTCTTGCCAGTTAAGGCCGTATTCTTTAAAAAATACCCTTGCCCCTTTAGCGCAATAGCCCTGTGCTTTTACATGATCGATGGTAATCATCATTTTTTTCCGCCTTTTTGTTTAATGGCTTTGGTATAAAAACCACCACACCAGAAAACAATATAATCCTTGGTTTTTACTTGCCCAAAGGCAATAGCTTTGCTAGTGCCTTCTTCGCAGCGTGGCATGTCATCGGCATTCATGGCCTGCGGTTTGGGCTTTTGTGTTTTTGGTTGAGTAAATAGGCTAATGGCTACCATCACAACCGCTATAATTGCTGTAAACATAAAGTATCCTTAAAATATCTGACTACCATCAAAGGGTGACCAGCCTTGTAGATGGTCGAACGCTTGGCGGTTGAGTGAGTTATCGAATTTATTAGCGCAGGCATCAGGCGAACCGTTGCACCCTGCATAGAGATTAATCGCTTGGCTTTGGTTAAGTCCTTGCGTACCGCCCCATAAATGGAGGGTTGTGCCTGTATGCTGCTCGATATAACGGCGGTCTAACTCGCCATTGCTGTCGGTGTATTCAATAAAACCACCACTAAACCATCCGTCAGGATGATTTGCGGCCTCGCTCACGGTCACGGAAGATACAGCGATTTGTTGCAGAGCAGCTCTAACCTTGTAAAGTTCTTTGTTGACCTTGCATTGATGGTCATAAATCATTGCCCCGCAGGTGCGCGAATAAACCAAGGTGACACCCGGACGATTAGTCATGGTTTCGTTAGGGCCTGCGGTAATTTCAACGGTGGCGGCTGTTTTTTCGGTCACAGTCACTACCACGCCCCAAAATGACGGAATCACTTCGTCGGTTTGTAAGTGGGTATTAGCCACTTCTAGAGTCAGCCGTGAACTAGGGGGCATGTTGTCAAAAAGGCGTGCGATTTCAATAGTTGCCGGGGCGGTTAGGGTAAAGTTATCACTGATACCGCCATCACTGACAATAATCCCACGATCGCTAATACCGCCCTTGATGGTTTTGTATTTGATGTTATTGCGGATAATGGTCTCGCTACTGGTGTTGTAGTCCCAACGTACTGCTCCCAGTTTGAACGTATAAAGCCGTATCGGGGTACGGCTCGCTAAAGATTGTTCAATTTGTTTATAGTTCATTGTCACGTACTCGTTTAAAGGTTAATTGACTCGCTGCCAGTCCTTCGCTGTCGGTAACATGGCTAATTTCTACGCTATCACTGTTACTACGGCATAAGCGCATATAGCAAATACGGCGAATATCGCTTGGTTGTAGCTGCTTACCCAATGGGCTATCCATTGCGAGGCGTTCTTTACCGTCTATCGCTTCGCTGTCGATAATCTTTCGGAAATAATGCGTACCGTCATTTAAATAAATCACGAGGTGTTTTTTATCAGCGTCATTGCTTGCAAAGCGTTTGTAACCACAAGGAGCTATCACAAGTACTGGCTCGGTAGCACTAACGATGTCCACCACGGTTAAATCGTCCGCATGGCTCGGTATCCAAGCGGTTTTTTGTTGACCATTTAAAAAGTAAATAAACTCTCTAAATTGGCGTTGTTCGGTTCTGCCCATGCCTAACCATCGGTAGCTCTGCACTAAAAAGCTATAGGTACTTTTATCAAACATTGACGGCAAGGCCATTTTATTATCAATGGTTTCAAGCAGGCGTTGGTATTGGCTTGTTAAATCATTCGATTCTTCAGGTTTCATCATAAACACTGGGAAGCCTAGATAGGTTTCTTCGGGTGCAACGCCCTTAAAAGGGTTGGTGTCATCAATGAAAAATGTAATAGAGGCCAGCTGTAAGTTATCGGTTTTACGGCTAAGACTGGGCTGTTTAGCAAAGTAAGCTGATTTTGCGGGATAAAGACGTGTTCCTTTTTTCCAGTCGGCCTGTAAGGGGCGTTTCAGCGTTAAGCCATCTTCACTGATCGCCGATACTTCGGCGATCTCGTAGGTGGTAAAATCACGGTATAATAAAATAAGGCCACCTTCACTAAACTCTATGTCTTGTGTGGTGCAGCCAATAAAGTTATCGCCTTGTTGAGCCGCTACGTTTAATGTCTGGATATAATGCCATAAAGGGATTGCCCAGTTACGCGCTCCCCAACTCATCATATTATTAAAGTATTGGCGTTCGTTTTGGTGAAGTATAAAGTCTGCTTCAAAGGTGCGTCGTGGCGTTAAGTAGAGCGCGCTACGTTGCTCAAAGCCTGACTCACTGGTCAGTATATCGGTTGACCATTCTAAGGTTTCGGTAATGCCGTCTTGCCAGTTGGGCATAAAGGCAAAGGCGACAATGCGGTCACCTGTAATGATGATACTGGGGCGTTCCTCATCAAAGGCAAAAACTATACTGTCATCAATGACGCTCGAGCCGTCAGGGGTAACGGTGAGTTTATAGGTTTGCTCTTCGAGTGCTTGGTAATCATACGGGGCTTTTTTACCCTCTAATACTAAACCCTCACTTATGCCTGCAATGGCGGTGAGCCGCTTTTGGGTAAAGTGGGCATTCCACACATAAAAGGTCACTTCTTGAGTACTGGCAATATTGCCTAAATCGAGCTGACTGGGTGAAATGTGAATGCGGTGGTAAAAATCATCGCTGTAGCTTGTGAGTAGGCTTGCGTTAATCACTCGGCTTGGTTTATTTGAATTATTGCGAACAATAGTACCTGACAGCATTGGCTCAGCAAGAGAATGCGAGTAAGGATGCCACCCACTTGTAATCTCATACACCCCACCCGATAGATTAGGATTATCAATCCCCCCTTGAGGCGCAGTGAGTTGTACGGCTATTTTTTCGGCCATTTACTCCCCCTCATACAGTACGGCAATACCGAATGTGCCGCTGTGTCTCAAGGTGTCATAATTTGAGCCGTTGTAACTCTCTCCATCGCGTGCGGCAGTGTTCTTTTTAAGCCATGGATAGACTTTGTACTTAGTATCGCCCAAGATAATAATTTGCCCCGGTTCGTAGTTGTCTATGCGAATGTAACGCGCTTGTTTTAAATTGCCCACGATAACCAACGTACTGTTGTCTTTGTGATAAACCGCAGGCGTGATAGGCAGTAGAATGGCCTCACCGTTATAGCTATTAGGTTGTCGATTGAGTAACGGGGCGGTCACCAACGTTGCACTGGCTTGACTGGGTAGGGTTGCCCATGTGCTAGCGGTCATACTACCAACCCCCTCGCCACTGACTGACCATTCATTACCATCTAGCCCATGATGAATAAAACTTCTAACCTGTTGCCCTTGGTTGCTTATAATCCCAGAGGGGGTCATGCTTGAAAACAGCAAGCTAAAGTGATGCCCGTTTTGTCCTTGGTTGTTAATATTGCGTATATCCGAGAAGTTATCACCGCCCGTTCCGATACCGCCATACCAGTTACCCGTCCCCGTTATCCCTGCTACGGGGCTTTGCCCAAAGGCAATGTATGACCAGTTATCGACATTGTAATTAACGAATAAATAGACTTCTTTATCGAATACATGTAAATGATAAGTCAATGGATAGCTAATGGATTGAGCAACACCTGCCAATGAGGCGGCTAATGTATTTTTACCATTTAATAGTATTTGGCCTGTTAATGCGCCGTTTGCTAGACCTGTTCCGCCAATAACCCGTAAGCCGTTGCCACTAATCGACACGTCCATCACGCAATTGTTTTTGTAGATCAGACTACCCGATACCGTCCATCCGTTTTCAGTACAGCCTGTTTGTAAAGCGGTTAATAGTGCATTAGCGGTGCTTGCGGTTGCTGTGTAATAACTCATGCGTCTAACCTCATTGCGTAGTAATCATTCACCCCTGTTCGTGATACATCTTGACCGATCACCCATGTAACACCATCAATGATAAGGGTATTTTCAACGGCATTATCAAAACCTGAAATGTGAGCAATACCCTCTAATTCGCCATAAATATTGTTGCTGTCGGTTAAAATAAGGCGCTGTAAGGTGTAAGCTTCATTGCAACTTCTTAGGTACTTTGAGCCGACTAGATTAGTATTTACCCAAGGCCAGACTTCAGGCTGTAGCCATACACCGCTATTAAAGAACAGTCTAAAGTTAGCCCGATTGCCTTTGTAGGGCATTGAATAGTTGGTATCTGAAAAACGGGTAGCACTTGCTCCATTTAGCATGCCACCGCAGACTAAGGGCAATGGGTATTGATTAGGTAGCGCATAGGGTAAACATTTACCACAATAGAATGATTCATACACGGGCGTACCGACACGCAATAAACCTGTGATGCGTTGAGGGCTGAGACTAAGCCAGTAATCAATGCGGCGGTTATGAGTAGGCACACCACTAAAGATAACATTGGGCTGTGTCGTAATGGAGTTGCCTGCTACATAACCAATGGCTGTTCCCATTGCTATGTTGTAGTAATCGGCGGTTTCGCTTTGATAGGTGTAGAAGCAGAGGTAGATTTGTTCTTGTCCGCTGTAACCTTTGCCTTTGATGATGAGTTCGCGGTTGGCTTTGGTGGTGTCGTAACGCAAAACCTCCCAACCGTTATTGCTTGTAAAATCATGTATGACTTCTAATAGATTGTAATGGGCTAACTGTCCATTACTATCATCTACTGTTCCGATGATGTGCGGCATTGATGTCTCCCGACATTAATTTAGTTTTATTTAGAACGCGTTTATTATAACAGTTCTTAATGCTATATTTAGAGCTTCATAAGACAATTCAAGGA
Coding sequences within it:
- a CDS encoding tyrosine-type recombinase/integrase, coding for MPKKVAPLTDTKINKSKPKDKPYKLSDGEGLYIEIFPNGSKLWRVKYILNSKEKRIALGDYPTISLAYARELKQQVKLQVKKGIDPVLNRKIEKERSVTNSFESIANEWYEINSARWAESTKDKIRLYLDKDILPFFKNREIEGIKRIELVSLVRKFEERKAFEPAKKTRLWLNQIFRFALAKGVVDVNPATDLDVVAIQAPKVKHMPSVNFDNLKELLEHVKQTPCSALSKAAIYLLTLTGLRPGELRMCKWGYIDTDNKSITIPADLTKTRKPHTVPLPNQALKILEEIKPVSFHYEYVFIGRDLKKPFSDMTINKCLKMAGYKDKQTGHGFRHLLSTELNSRGYNHDWIEKQLAHGDTDKIRGTYNHASYLDQRRVMMQEWADSIDFDFKVF
- a CDS encoding phage BR0599 family protein codes for the protein MNYKQIEQSLASRTPIRLYTFKLGAVRWDYNTSSETIIRNNIKYKTIKGGISDRGIIVSDGGISDNFTLTAPATIEIARLFDNMPPSSRLTLEVANTHLQTDEVIPSFWGVVVTVTEKTAATVEITAGPNETMTNRPGVTLVYSRTCGAMIYDHQCKVNKELYKVRAALQQIAVSSVTVSEAANHPDGWFSGGFIEYTDSNGELDRRYIEQHTGTTLHLWGGTQGLNQSQAINLYAGCNGSPDACANKFDNSLNRQAFDHLQGWSPFDGSQIF
- a CDS encoding thermonuclease family protein codes for the protein MEKLILITALLTCNLSFANDIYCKVVGITDGDTIKCLTDNKKQIKVRLYQIDAPEKKQAFGNKSKQALSDLIFNKHVEIKARGQDKYKRTLGTVFVTELSIFYCKAKQEKPCESKIDVNLKMINQGMAWYYPFAKKNEQYKQAEEQAKKNKVGLWADKAPVAPWEFRKKKTAIKY
- a CDS encoding LamG domain-containing protein; the encoded protein is MGMGSKKTVIGYEYNGTVHSGIGLAMDELYQINIGDKTAWTGSIKQNGSIFIDKYNLFGGKKGEGGVRGTLDVMFGGAEQGQNGNLTRYLGNKIPAFRGTVTTVFSGMLAAMNWYPKTWNFYYRRIKSGWPDNMPFYPETIEISLANGQIKAMNPAHILYESYISNTWGAGIPRAMMDDEAYKQVADTLYNEGFGLCFEWKATDDLKKLREYVCSHIDAVLGTDPKTGKNTIRLIRDDYAVEDLPVFDEDTGLLEIKLQTSNNTEVPSQIIVKFNDAITFQERTAYATNPAVAQGQIGRNTETNEYLGIPIGELATRVAYRDLKAKTSGIKSASIKLDRRAYDIVNGQPFRIKTKYRANNIDLVVRATKRKENFLTDGSITMDVVQDVFSTPKVAFMPIPDAPNRPEPQPPVPIIYSRLLEATYRDLVSIVDPANLEKIDSSSSFIYAVAQSPANQCYSYDIVSRVKGSASFSEADDTGTWCATALIASDIGYFDTIIHIQDGQLLEDVEIGSAALIDDEIVRIDGLDLANNQITLGRGCVDTVPTKHSKGVMIWFIDSSETTDGVEYSYNNNVEIKLLPNTFRERLEQSQAETKAINVQARQGRPYPPGNLKINGAAYPEKVNAAALNITWSGRHRLLQADKLIDTTATDTGEEANTRYNLTVYLNDTLYKKEQGLTAKDYSFTLTTISEHQSLLHFDNNIIDEAGTVWTNNGVTFENSPDKPFNQQAIFDNNRFIQTTDNKNLSIGAEDDFTFSFWIEPTSLTNSYATIIANGYSSWSAGACFINLWGENSPNSTLSSKIGLGSRESSYEYGYTSILSNTIIEAGKRYHVAITRSKGTIRLFLNGVLDAERTGNKLVFDFSRYGKTAIGRDYNNPEPSCFLQAKLDEFLFTKQALYTTNFIPPTEPYSNSGETRVKVELEAERDGLVSYQKHSYSFKAGE
- a CDS encoding LexA family protein — translated: MLYNYVMNEVEILGSIADSEISIPLALESVRAGYPVETNAYVQSIKLTDYVTTNPAATFYARSSVTVKSIGISENDILIIDRSIEPEHNHIVVAIYQGEHVIRRVHSRDNALYLVAPNETVKPVRLTDPLEQIFGVVAYNVHSLKKRNKKPCMSKA